In the Williamwhitmania sp. genome, one interval contains:
- a CDS encoding glycosyltransferase family 2 protein: MEKLSIVILNWNGISFLKKFFPEVVRTANIPGVEVVVADNGSSDESVAWLKATYPEVKTIELDKNYGFTGGYNKALREVEAEYYLILNSDVNPTEGWLEPMLALMDQRPEVAACMPKILSYDHPTYFEYAGAAGGFIDRFGFPFCRGRILSKVEQDNGQYNTQCEIFWATGACMMVRASTFKEAGGFDEFFFAHMEEIDLCWRLKNLGYSIMFVPDSTVYHVGGGTLPNNNPRKLFFNYRNNLILLVKNLPSGLLVTTLFFRIFMDMASAMVFLLTGKVGFFTAIIKAYWDFYKHSIYYKRLRKELAHPRRNTLHKQIFRGSIVYDFFLKKKKTFSSINYFNK; the protein is encoded by the coding sequence ATGGAAAAGCTGTCAATAGTAATACTTAATTGGAATGGAATTTCGTTTCTCAAGAAATTCTTCCCGGAAGTTGTCCGAACCGCGAATATTCCGGGTGTAGAAGTTGTTGTGGCCGACAATGGCTCATCCGACGAATCAGTAGCCTGGTTAAAAGCCACCTATCCTGAGGTAAAAACAATTGAGCTGGACAAGAATTATGGATTCACGGGTGGTTATAACAAAGCCCTTCGGGAAGTTGAAGCAGAGTACTACCTCATCCTAAACTCAGACGTTAATCCAACTGAAGGATGGCTTGAGCCAATGCTTGCGCTGATGGACCAGCGGCCAGAGGTAGCTGCTTGTATGCCAAAAATTCTATCATACGACCACCCTACCTACTTTGAATATGCGGGCGCAGCTGGTGGATTTATCGATAGGTTTGGCTTCCCATTCTGCCGTGGAAGAATACTTAGCAAGGTTGAACAGGACAATGGGCAATACAATACCCAATGCGAAATCTTTTGGGCAACGGGTGCCTGTATGATGGTTCGAGCTTCCACATTTAAGGAAGCTGGTGGGTTCGACGAGTTCTTTTTTGCCCACATGGAGGAGATTGATCTATGCTGGAGGCTGAAAAATCTGGGATATTCTATAATGTTTGTGCCAGATTCTACTGTATATCATGTCGGTGGAGGCACACTTCCCAACAACAATCCTCGAAAACTTTTCTTTAACTATAGAAACAACCTCATACTTTTAGTAAAGAACCTACCATCTGGTCTTTTAGTAACCACCCTATTCTTCCGTATTTTTATGGATATGGCCTCGGCCATGGTTTTCCTATTAACAGGTAAGGTTGGCTTCTTTACTGCTATAATCAAGGCCTACTGGGATTTTTACAAGCATTCCATTTACTATAAAAGGCTTAGAAAAGAACTTGCCCATCCGAGGCGCAATACCCTTCATAAGCAAATTTTTAGAGGAAGTATCGTATATGACTTCTTCCTGAAAAAGAAAAAAACATTTTCATCCATCAATTACTTCAATAAATAG